Proteins co-encoded in one Metabacillus sp. KUDC1714 genomic window:
- a CDS encoding glycosyltransferase family 2 protein, whose protein sequence is MKKLTVFTPTYNRAYCLHVCYESLQSQTNKEFIWLIIDDGSTDNTQELVEQWKREGVVEIRYIKQENQGMHGAHNTAYEHIDTELNVCIDSDDYMPVDAVEKILSFWEEHGNDQVSGVIGLDAFKNGEVIGTKMPEHLKKSTLFELYNKQGVIGDKKLVYRTELTKEYPYPIFENEKYVGLAYKYHKLDEEYPMLLMNEVLCIVEYLPDGSSLNMLKQYRVNPKGFAFYRKELMKLPFSDMKFKFRQAIHYVSSSLISKNRSFIKESPLKILTLFATPLGLFLYFLIMSKTKT, encoded by the coding sequence TTGAAGAAATTAACTGTATTCACTCCAACCTATAATAGAGCTTATTGTCTTCATGTTTGCTATGAAAGTTTACAGTCTCAGACAAACAAAGAGTTCATATGGCTAATTATCGATGATGGATCTACTGATAACACACAGGAATTAGTTGAACAGTGGAAAAGAGAAGGCGTTGTTGAAATAAGGTATATAAAACAAGAAAATCAGGGAATGCATGGTGCCCATAATACAGCATATGAGCATATTGATACAGAATTAAATGTATGTATTGATTCAGATGATTATATGCCGGTTGATGCAGTAGAAAAGATTCTCTCATTCTGGGAAGAGCATGGAAATGACCAAGTAAGTGGGGTGATTGGTCTTGATGCATTTAAGAATGGAGAAGTTATAGGCACAAAAATGCCAGAACATTTAAAAAAATCAACTCTTTTTGAGCTTTATAACAAGCAAGGCGTAATAGGTGATAAAAAGCTTGTATATAGAACCGAATTAACGAAAGAATACCCCTATCCTATTTTTGAAAATGAAAAATATGTTGGTCTGGCCTATAAATACCATAAGTTAGATGAAGAATATCCAATGCTATTAATGAATGAAGTCCTTTGTATTGTTGAGTATTTACCAGATGGTTCATCATTAAATATGCTAAAACAGTATCGAGTTAATCCAAAAGGTTTTGCGTTCTATCGTAAGGAGTTAATGAAACTACCATTTTCAGACATGAAATTCAAATTTAGGCAAGCAATTCATTATGTCTCTAGTAGTTTGATTTCAAAGAATAGAAGTTTTATTAAAGAATCTCCATTAAAGATATTAACATTGTTTGCAACTCCATTGGGATTATTCTTATATTTTTTGATTATGTCTAAAACAAAAACTTAG
- the galU gene encoding UTP--glucose-1-phosphate uridylyltransferase GalU — translation MKVRKAIIPAAGLGTRFLPATKAMPKEMLPIVDKPTIQYIIEEAVESGIEDIIIVTGKGKRAIEDHFDHSFELEHTLMEKGKIELLNEVQKASKLVDIHYIRQKEPRGLGHAIWCARKFIGNEPFAVLLGDDIVRAEKPCLKQMIEQYERYNASIIGVQHVKDEEVSRYGIVDGFEIGERFYNVSNLVEKPKQEEAPSNLAIMGRYILSPKIFDLLAEQKPGAGGEIQLTDAIAALNELEAIYAYNFEGKRYDVGEKMGFIQTTIELALQREDLKYELLEFLNKVIEKEVTEI, via the coding sequence GTGAAAGTAAGAAAAGCCATCATCCCTGCAGCGGGATTAGGAACAAGATTTTTACCAGCAACCAAAGCAATGCCAAAAGAAATGCTGCCGATCGTTGATAAACCAACAATCCAATACATTATCGAAGAAGCAGTTGAATCAGGGATTGAAGATATCATTATTGTAACGGGAAAAGGAAAACGCGCAATTGAGGATCACTTTGATCACTCGTTTGAGCTAGAGCATACATTAATGGAAAAAGGAAAGATTGAGCTGCTAAACGAGGTTCAAAAGGCGTCAAAACTAGTTGATATCCACTATATTCGTCAAAAAGAACCACGTGGATTAGGTCACGCAATATGGTGTGCGCGTAAGTTTATCGGCAACGAACCCTTTGCAGTCTTACTTGGAGACGATATCGTAAGAGCAGAGAAGCCATGCTTAAAGCAAATGATTGAACAATATGAACGGTACAATGCATCGATTATTGGTGTTCAGCATGTGAAAGATGAAGAAGTATCACGTTACGGCATTGTAGATGGATTCGAAATAGGCGAGCGTTTTTATAATGTTAGCAATCTAGTTGAAAAACCAAAGCAAGAGGAAGCACCTTCAAACCTAGCTATAATGGGACGTTATATTTTAAGTCCAAAAATCTTCGACTTGTTAGCTGAACAAAAGCCAGGTGCTGGTGGTGAAATTCAGTTAACAGATGCTATCGCTGCATTAAACGAGTTAGAAGCGATTTATGCTTATAACTTTGAAGGAAAAAGGTATGATGTTGGAGAAAAAATGGGCTTTATCCAAACAACGATAGAGCTTGCCTTACAACGTGAGGACTTAAAGTACGAACTGCTAGAATTTTTAAATAAAGTAATCGAAAAAGAAGTGACTGAAATTTAA
- a CDS encoding EpsG family protein, translating to MTVLWTLILFVFIFSFLSRYIPAKSAALGYTYIRPNKFMVFLVLICLVLVSGLRNTIGDTYFYMQTYAVKDFTWEYILENKDPGFGVLQMYLKNISNDPQILILLTALVTNLLIVITLYKYTKMIEISLYVFITSGMFIVSMNGVRQFLAASLIFCATKYLLNGKFKHYFFVVLFASTFHESALILIPIYFIVRREAWTKVTFLILTLAIFIVLGFDQFSQILFSAIGDSQYGDYSNFGEGGANKIRVLVEAVPIVIAFLGRHKLRELWPKSDIIVNMSVIGLLFMIIATQNWIFARFNIYFSLYNLILISWIIYLFKENNRKFVYYGLLVCYLMYFYYEQVISLSLYYRSDYINF from the coding sequence ATGACGGTACTATGGACTTTGATTCTTTTTGTGTTTATTTTTTCTTTTTTATCAAGGTATATTCCAGCTAAAAGTGCTGCACTTGGTTATACATATATAAGACCCAATAAATTTATGGTATTTCTTGTTTTAATATGTTTAGTACTAGTTTCTGGATTAAGAAACACAATTGGCGATACTTATTTCTATATGCAAACATATGCAGTAAAAGATTTTACCTGGGAATACATTCTAGAAAACAAAGATCCTGGTTTTGGTGTTTTGCAGATGTATTTAAAAAACATCTCAAACGACCCACAAATTCTTATATTGTTAACAGCCTTGGTGACAAATTTATTAATCGTAATTACGTTATATAAGTATACGAAGATGATTGAAATAAGTTTATATGTATTCATAACTTCTGGGATGTTTATCGTTTCTATGAATGGAGTTCGCCAATTTCTTGCAGCTTCTCTCATATTTTGTGCAACAAAGTATTTGCTAAATGGTAAATTCAAACACTACTTTTTTGTAGTACTTTTCGCTTCTACATTTCATGAAAGTGCCCTAATATTAATACCGATTTATTTTATTGTTCGTAGAGAGGCTTGGACAAAGGTTACGTTCTTGATATTGACGCTTGCGATATTTATTGTATTAGGTTTTGATCAATTCTCACAAATATTATTTTCTGCAATCGGAGATTCTCAATACGGTGATTATAGTAATTTCGGAGAGGGTGGAGCAAATAAAATTAGGGTACTTGTTGAGGCTGTTCCTATTGTAATAGCTTTTCTTGGTAGACATAAATTAAGAGAACTATGGCCTAAAAGCGATATTATCGTAAATATGTCAGTGATAGGGTTGCTATTTATGATCATTGCAACACAAAATTGGATATTTGCCAGATTTAATATTTATTTCAGTTTATACAACTTAATCTTAATTTCTTGGATTATCTATTTATTTAAAGAGAATAATAGAAAATTTGTTTATTATGGTTTATTAGTTTGTTACCTAATGTATTTTTATTATGAACAAGTAATTTCGTTAAGTCTTTATTATCGTAGCGATTATATTAATTTTTAA
- a CDS encoding glycosyltransferase family 1 protein: protein MGSQIRVLHVVVNMNRGGAETLIMNLYRNIDRSKLQFDFLTCNEGEFDQEILELGGKIHRIPYITDGGHFHYIKNLNQFFIANNQYKIVHSHMDKMSGFVLRAAKKAGIPVRIAHSHNTESEGGFAAKLYKSYAGSNIEKTATHFLACSKLAAEWLFKNKADSSKLLKNGIETDKFTFSKNIRNQIRDELGVEHDSLVLGHVGRFNHQKNHAFLIDIFNELNKVVPKSYLVLAGDGNLRSDIEEKVKKLRLEEKVKFLGIRSDINNLLQAFDIFVFPSFHEGLPVTLIEAQGSGLPCLISENITEEVDMRMDLVKFLPIDNKNEWLEEIRKISAKDVSRNISKQTLFEQGYDIKNTANFVNDFYMEMVR from the coding sequence GTGGGCAGCCAAATAAGAGTATTGCATGTGGTCGTTAATATGAATCGTGGTGGAGCAGAAACACTCATTATGAATTTATATCGAAACATTGATCGTTCGAAATTACAATTCGACTTTTTGACATGCAATGAAGGAGAATTTGATCAGGAGATTTTAGAGTTAGGTGGAAAGATCCACCGAATCCCTTACATTACTGATGGCGGACATTTTCATTACATAAAGAATTTAAACCAATTTTTCATAGCAAACAATCAATACAAAATTGTCCACTCACACATGGATAAAATGAGTGGATTTGTTCTGAGGGCTGCTAAGAAAGCTGGGATTCCAGTACGGATAGCGCATAGTCATAATACTGAAAGTGAAGGTGGTTTCGCTGCTAAGCTTTATAAATCATATGCAGGTAGCAATATAGAAAAAACAGCGACTCACTTTTTAGCATGTTCAAAATTAGCTGCAGAATGGTTATTTAAAAACAAAGCTGACTCATCGAAACTTTTGAAAAACGGGATTGAGACTGATAAATTTACATTTTCAAAGAACATACGAAACCAGATTCGAGATGAGCTTGGAGTAGAACATGACAGTTTAGTTTTAGGTCATGTAGGACGCTTTAATCACCAAAAAAATCATGCGTTTTTAATTGATATTTTTAATGAGTTAAATAAGGTGGTTCCTAAATCTTATTTAGTTTTAGCTGGGGATGGAAATTTACGATCTGATATTGAAGAAAAAGTTAAAAAATTGAGATTAGAAGAAAAGGTAAAGTTTCTTGGAATTCGTAGTGATATCAATAACTTGTTACAAGCATTTGATATTTTTGTTTTTCCATCATTTCATGAAGGCTTACCCGTAACTTTGATTGAGGCGCAGGGATCAGGATTACCATGTTTGATTTCAGAAAATATTACCGAAGAAGTGGATATGAGGATGGATCTTGTAAAATTTTTACCTATCGATAATAAAAACGAATGGTTAGAAGAAATAAGGAAAATCTCAGCTAAGGATGTAAGCCGAAATATTTCAAAGCAGACTCTATTTGAACAAGGATATGATATAAAAAATACTGCTAATTTTGTTAATGATTTTTACATGGAAATGGTGAGGTGA
- a CDS encoding glycosyltransferase family 4 protein, whose protein sequence is MTNKVLFCATVDYHFKAFHLPILKWFKEKGWEVHVAASGENEIPFVDEKYNIPIQRSPFHIKNVAAYRELKSIINENDYKIIHCHTPMGGVLTRLAAKQARKNGTKVLYTAHGFHFCKGAPIMNWIFYYPIEKVLARYTDCLITINEEDYQLAISHRFMAGEIEHVHGVGIDTERFKPMNSNEKRMRREKLDYKEEDFLLFFAAEFNKNKNQQFLIKALVEIKDEVPNAKLLLAGDGALQGDCRKLTAELGVEKMVDFLGYRNDIVDLLPMCDVAVASSLREGLPVNIMEAMACGLPVIATENRGHNELIQNLYNGWTVNPDNVIDMANKIKQLANKKHLITTLGENGRESIEKTYSIKTILIEKSHLYEKNMKEMEGIRWAAK, encoded by the coding sequence ATGACAAATAAAGTGCTATTCTGTGCAACGGTTGACTATCATTTCAAAGCATTTCATCTCCCGATTTTGAAATGGTTTAAAGAGAAGGGCTGGGAGGTCCATGTTGCTGCAAGTGGTGAAAATGAGATTCCTTTTGTAGATGAAAAATACAATATACCGATCCAGCGATCTCCCTTTCACATTAAGAATGTAGCAGCTTATCGAGAGTTAAAATCAATTATTAACGAAAATGACTACAAAATCATTCATTGTCATACACCAATGGGTGGTGTACTTACAAGGCTTGCAGCCAAGCAAGCTCGAAAAAATGGAACAAAGGTGTTATATACAGCACATGGTTTTCATTTTTGTAAGGGAGCTCCGATCATGAACTGGATTTTTTATTATCCGATTGAGAAGGTACTTGCCAGGTATACGGATTGCTTGATTACCATAAACGAGGAAGATTACCAGCTAGCAATCTCGCATCGTTTTATGGCGGGGGAGATTGAACATGTACATGGTGTAGGGATTGATACGGAGCGGTTTAAGCCCATGAACTCAAACGAAAAACGTATGCGAAGAGAGAAATTAGATTACAAAGAAGAAGATTTCTTACTTTTCTTCGCTGCTGAGTTTAATAAAAATAAGAATCAGCAGTTTCTTATTAAAGCATTGGTTGAAATCAAGGACGAAGTTCCGAATGCAAAGCTTCTCTTAGCAGGAGATGGTGCTCTTCAAGGTGATTGTAGGAAACTGACCGCTGAGCTTGGTGTTGAAAAGATGGTAGATTTTTTAGGCTATCGAAATGACATTGTAGATCTTCTTCCGATGTGCGACGTGGCAGTGGCTTCTAGCTTACGAGAAGGGTTGCCTGTAAATATTATGGAGGCGATGGCTTGTGGGCTACCAGTAATTGCGACGGAAAATCGGGGGCATAATGAACTCATTCAAAATCTTTACAATGGTTGGACTGTTAATCCAGATAATGTAATTGATATGGCAAATAAAATTAAACAACTAGCGAATAAAAAGCATCTTATTACAACTCTAGGTGAAAATGGTCGAGAAAGTATAGAAAAGACCTACAGTATCAAAACAATATTAATTGAAAAGAGCCATTTATATGAGAAAAATATGAAAGAAATGGAGGGGATAAGGTGGGCAGCCAAATAA